The region tttatgaaAAGACGAGAATTACGAAGAGATAATTTGTATTATCTTCTTATCTAGAGAGGGAAATTACTACTAAAATTTTAaacgttatatcgctctctgcaaagacaccagactccattgacaaaaacagtaattttggtgctggtctgctgctgcctcagttggttagttagtttgtgttattgtgactttgctgttttaaagggtaaatTTGGATCCATgtcaatatttttgtaacacacagtaacacagacagactaactgatggaggcagcagtcaaccagcagctcctgtgtcctgttctctaaaatccctgttttagtgaatgtagtctggtgtgtgtgctgtttgtggttaaaccaaaaggatcttccaggtctctctctgtagggatcctttccatgatgctgtcacacacttagaataacactctgagcctgtcagtggatcaaacaagctcttttagtggacctactgtgatcaggtgcagttgcagCCCGTTTAGCATCACTGTACGCTAATGTTAGCTACATGCAGAAAGTGTTCAGAGCTTTGCTGTGAATGTCCACTCTGTGCACTCTACTTCTATGAGAAAACTAAACaccatcagccaatcaggagtGAGAACAGCAGCGGGGAAACCTGTCATGTGACTGACTTTAACATCGTCCCGCTGCCTGCAGGAGGTGAGCTACTGCCAGGGGATGAGTCAGATCGCCGCCCTGCTGCTGATGTACATGAACGAGGAAGACGCCTTCTGGGCCCTGTCCCAgctgctgaccaatcagaagcaCGGCATGCACGGTAAGAACGATTCAAAACATGAGAAGAAAAATGCTTTCAAGACGAGAAAAGGGAATAAATGTTTGAGAGATTTGATAAaatgcctctcctctccctcctctcgtCAATTTAAAGGGTTTTTTGTTCCCGGGTTCCCCAAACTCCAGCGGTTCCAGGCACATCATGATCAAATCATTTCCAAGCTCGTCCCCAAGCTGAAGAAACATCTGGTGAGATCCCGCTGACGTGTTTCATAACGAGCGAACGGCTCTGCTGCAAGACTTCAGACGATGTGATGACatgtaatgtgattttctgcCAGTTTGACGCCTTGTAGACGCTCGCTGATCCTCTCgctctccgtctgtctccctCCAGGACCGAGAGCAGATGTCTGCAGGCATTTATAGCACCAAGTGGTTCCTGCAGTGTTTCATCGACAGGGTGAGGAACCTGCTCGATCGATgactctcccccttcctccgcCTCCCAGCTCATGTTTACAGTAACCGTAGCCGTCCGCTTCATTATCTGAAGATAATTAGGCTGAACTTGCAGAGAGATTCATTAGATTAAAACCTGATCTTCTCATCAGCGCCTGTCACGCTGAGACGGAGGTTAAAAGGGTTCCTTCAAGAGATAATAagacctgcaagatcctttttgtttaatcagaaacagctgtgatatcgctctcctcaaaggcaccagactccattgacaaaaacagtaattttacctgcagaacacaggagttaaaggataactctggtactgtgttttttttttaaaccaaggCCCTATTTGCACATAGTCGGGtaataaaagtgttggaactggtccagtagatcacctcagacagcagccaccaaacgggctgcaatggctgcaacgtgatcctttgggacaactgcacctgatcacagtaggtccactaaaagagcttgtttgatccactgacaggctcagagtgttattctaagtgtgtgacagcatcatggaaaggatccctacagagagagacctggaagatccttttggtttaaccacaaacagcacacacaccagactacattcactaaaacagggattttagagaacaggacacaggagctgctggtctgctgctgccttaattggttagtttgtttgtgttactgtgtgactttggtgtttttaggagttagtttggatccaacatattatttgtgtaacacacaataacacaaacaaacaaactgattaagGCAGCTGCAGACCAGCAcctcctgtgtaaaatcactgtttttatcaatggagtctggtggctttgagtaTGCTCACAGCCGGCAGCTGTTGAACAGGCTGCGACGTctgcaacatgatcctttggtgtttaaaggtttagttcagatctaATCTCAAACCCTTTTGTATTTGAAGcccaaaatatgtcaaaccAGGGCCAAGTCACTTTTAGTAATTATCAGTGTAGGAATATTAGTGTGTTTACTGGTGAGGATAGACTTTAAAAAGTGAACCTGTCCTTAATCATCTTAGTTTGGATGACTTTTCCTTAAAAATCAAGCTTTTCAAGGACATATCAGTATGTGCATGCAGCACCAGTTACatgaactaactaactaactaggAGAAGGATGATGCAGTGGCtgctttcacatttattttattattcttttatttaagttTGGTGATTACAAGGTCAAAACGAGCTCTGAAGACACATTTCCTGATTTATTAGCAAACCTTTTAATCTCATCTGACTTTAAATCTGAGCCGTCAGTTTATTACACAGCAGCACACGTAATTaaacagtgtcagtgtgcaACATTTGCACGGAAACAAGTGTCAGTtctgttcctgtgtctgtgcTCCACATCATGAAAACATGCATGTGAGTGGTGCTGAAAAAAGGGCAGAATCCAGGAGGAGGAATGTTTTCCTTCTCTagtttttccaaaatgtgaaTAACAGAAGATGTGTGATCGTTAACCGTTAGTTAGAAAAGACCTGCGCctgcagaaactcatcaggttACTGAGCAGCAGGCAGTTTGACTAAACCTaaacttaaaaacacaacagaaacttatttccaacaacaacaaaaaaagatcattttaaagataattttACATGACTTCAGCATAAAGCCTCCTGCTGATATTCGAGCTGTGGGACGCTGTGTTAGAGGGGAGCATTAGGAGCTAAACTGGCACCAGTCTCCTCCATGCATACCCACAATCCTGCGGTGGTGGTCTGGCACGATCCTGCCGCTGTCAGCACTTCTCAGAGGGGCCTCCGAGCTCTGCAGAGGAACCAAACTAACCTCCTGACTGCAGATATGTGAAGCCGCCGGCTGAGCGCTGACCTGTTGGTGTTCGTGTCCCCGCAGACGCCGTTCACGCTGACCCTCCGCCTGTGGGACATCTTCATCCTGGAGGGGGAGAGGCTCCTCACCGCCATGTCCTACACCATCCTGAAGATACACAAGAGTAAGAACACGGCAGACACTTCGAAAACAAAATGAGTTAAAACTATTGAGTGATTTTTGTCTGAATGTTTGGATTcagacattttctttctttcttttactaATTTATGCAGTTACAGCACAGCCTCAGTGACATGATGataaacagagaggagacataaataagataaaataagaataagattCACAATAAGGATTAAAGAATAAAGAGAACAGTAACAAAGAGACGATGAGACGGACGGGCTGCAGTTAGAAAGTCACATTTTGAACTGATTTCACGGaagataaaataatttttatctGCACGTGTGATGAAGATGAACAGCCAATGTGGTTGATAACTCttcttaaagggacagtacGACAATTTAAAGGGACAGACCTGTGGAGAGTCACAGCTCAGTCCCATCAGGAGCGTCTGTGTCGTGTTCAGGCTGCGctaaagaaaaatagaaaaattgaaaataagATATACAAAATTTCCACCAACACACTTGATATTTTATGAATATAAGAGTAATTTATTACATTCCTTAATTTTCCCGGTCTGGAATAGACTTTTCTAAATTCCATGACCCATGGGTCCCTGAATGCATCACACAGGTCACTCTCTATTTGTCTCTTAAAGACACTGATGAGGAGTCTGATGGCCGCGTCAGGaagacaggaggtcagacagacaaaagacatagagaatcagctcagttttcaaaataaaagcccccctgcagactgtcagtggtttattccagcagcacatcagtattattctctaatggggggggcaccaggccagacgtcagccgctcagagggtttttaacaccatgacgaccagaggttcatctgggatggagaaacactctgactgtgactttagctgctgtctgtagctgcagcacaacaaagcaggaagtacatccaagaaacacatttaaagcagcagaagaagaaacgaggcctgtttgatcctgctagagacacatttaaagcagcagaagaagaaacgcagcctgtttgatcctgttagagacacatttaaagcagcagaagaagaaacgaggcctgtttgatcccgttagaaacacatttaaagcagcagaagaagaaacgaggcctgtttgatcctgttagaaacacatttaaagcagcagaagaagaagaaacggaTGATTGAATGTAAAGACAGTTCATGGTCTtatgagaggtgtgtgtgtgtgtgtgtgtgtgtgtgtgtgtgtgtgtgtgtgtgtgtgtgtgtgtgtgtgtgtgtgtgtgtgtgtgtgtgtgtgtgtgtgtgtgtgtgtgtgtgtgtgtgtgtgtgtgtgcagagcgcCTCCTGAAGATGTCTCTGGAGGAGCTCAGAGAGTTCCTGCAGGAGCGAATCGCTCAGACTTTCTTCTACAGTGACGATGTGATCGTCGAGCAGCTTCAGGCCTCCATGACTGAACTGAGGAAGATGAAGCTCGACCTTCCTCCTCCAGGTACACACCTGCACGCAGCAAAACAAACCATGATTTAAAGAATATTTCAGAAAGACATTAGAGGGGGTGATATTACAAGAATTTAAGACAAATTGCACAGAATTTCTAACAGATAAAAgttattttcatgtaaatttaCTACTTTAATCccagagaattttttttttctcatataaaTTCTCTTATAAATTTgtgactttaatctcagagaagTTTTGAGTTTCGTTCtcataatttaaaatttaaatctCAGAGAATTTTTTTCCAGTAAATTTCCGACTTCAATTGCAGagaataattatttttcatataaatgtTCGACTTTATAATCCTGGAAAAtattaaagtttttttcttgtaatcACTTCTTTAATTCCAGTGAAtaattttttctcatattttaaaGTTTGTGACTTTATAATCTTagagaagttttgttttttctcataaCTTTATGACTTTAATTTCAGACAAGTTATGAGGTTCTTTTCCTGTAAATTTAAATGTAGGTAATGTTTTTCTCTGAATgttagtttcagtttcagtttaagTCCTGTTTTGACTCTTTTTGCCGCCTGTGTCGTCGTCCTCAGGGAAGCCGGACGAGTTGCCCCGTAAGCCTCTGGGTCAGGAGCTGCCGGTGCTGCTGAGTCCGGTGCCGCCCTCCAGAGGGAAGCCGTCCTCCGCCAGCGGGTTCCCCAGAGCCGGCCTGAGCCTCCACATCATCTCCCACCAGCCCGACTCCATATCCCCGGACCAGAGCCCCTCCAAGGACCCCAGGGACCTGGACGCCGGGGACGAGGAGGAGGCCCCGCTGCCTTCCCCAGACCCCATCATCATCCACAGCCGGGCGCCGCTCACCCCCGACGGCTCCCCGCTGACGGGGCCTCCGCCTTACCAGCCCCCAGCCGATCGCCCCTCACCGCCGGATCGGAGTGCCGATGAAGTGCACTCCCCCCACTCGCCAGCAGCCTCCACAGACGACTCCT is a window of Pempheris klunzingeri isolate RE-2024b chromosome 1, fPemKlu1.hap1, whole genome shotgun sequence DNA encoding:
- the LOC139201635 gene encoding USP6 N-terminal-like protein yields the protein MKKDIETLIAEERADIILKYATGRQGGVEIDPWEDADYSIYKVIDRFGFMHEDELPAPTAHEEKRKQLEIERAEKWLKMVKKWDKYRNSDRMVKRVYKGIPLQLRGRAWALMLDVERTKKDNEGKYEKMKEQARLYSAEIKQIDLDINRTFRNHIMFMDRFGVKQQSLFHVLSAYSVYNTEVSYCQGMSQIAALLLMYMNEEDAFWALSQLLTNQKHGMHGFFVPGFPKLQRFQAHHDQIISKLVPKLKKHLDREQMSAGIYSTKWFLQCFIDRTPFTLTLRLWDIFILEGERLLTAMSYTILKIHKKRLLKMSLEELREFLQERIAQTFFYSDDVIVEQLQASMTELRKMKLDLPPPGKPDELPRKPLGQELPVLLSPVPPSRGKPSSASGFPRAGLSLHIISHQPDSISPDQSPSKDPRDLDAGDEEEAPLPSPDPIIIHSRAPLTPDGSPLTGPPPYQPPADRPSPPDRSADEVHSPHSPAASTDDSSAAARSALDAEQPSCKVPRTLSAPVAQAGSPASGPALSESLSAAERAEDSYLVQLLEHASALTASRNPNQDSEETRAADIS